From the Polynucleobacter sp. MWH-UH35A genome, one window contains:
- a CDS encoding cell division protein ZipA C-terminal FtsZ-binding domain-containing protein yields MYVEQIMTMLGLSDLQLALAVIGLLILIMVAVLNIKYARARRKAKEQSDYSLDGRFAREPTFGPGFADADPSRIEPSFGDVQPMTISAPEKFTIDPRIDCVITLRFDEAISGAEILQEINAWTDLEAQSTARWMCEGLNANIDVAEDWEELHPDSTYSDLQLAIQLASRKGPIGVLELSDFCSRAQALAETLGSQIDMPSVSAMLESAKELDVMAAESDIQLSINILFDEPCPWGNFDALMRQRGFKLARNGRQYEYLSKGLVLFNSTDLDPNKPVSQITLLLEVPLVPQEERAFERMLSEGVELAQAAHGRLVDDNGINLSEAAVISIRQHLDVLYANLEKSGIPAGSSTASRLFS; encoded by the coding sequence GTGTACGTGGAACAAATCATGACGATGTTGGGTTTGTCTGATTTGCAATTGGCTTTGGCTGTTATCGGTTTATTGATTCTGATAATGGTAGCCGTCCTGAATATTAAGTACGCTCGCGCTCGTCGTAAGGCAAAAGAGCAAAGTGACTATTCATTGGATGGTCGTTTTGCACGAGAACCCACTTTCGGTCCGGGTTTTGCTGATGCCGACCCCTCGCGTATCGAACCCAGTTTTGGCGATGTGCAGCCAATGACGATTTCTGCTCCAGAAAAATTTACGATTGACCCCAGAATTGATTGCGTCATTACGCTGCGTTTTGACGAGGCAATTAGCGGCGCAGAAATTCTTCAGGAAATCAATGCTTGGACGGATCTTGAGGCGCAATCAACTGCACGTTGGATGTGTGAAGGATTGAATGCCAATATTGATGTTGCGGAAGATTGGGAAGAACTTCATCCCGACTCCACATACTCAGATTTGCAGTTGGCCATTCAGCTAGCTAGTCGTAAAGGCCCAATTGGCGTCTTGGAGCTCTCTGATTTCTGCTCTCGTGCCCAAGCTCTTGCTGAAACTTTGGGCTCACAAATTGATATGCCTAGCGTTAGCGCCATGCTGGAGAGCGCTAAAGAATTGGATGTAATGGCTGCGGAGAGTGATATTCAATTGAGTATCAATATTCTGTTTGATGAGCCTTGTCCTTGGGGGAACTTCGATGCGCTGATGCGTCAACGCGGCTTTAAGTTGGCTCGCAATGGGCGCCAATATGAATATCTCAGTAAAGGTCTGGTGCTTTTTAATAGTACCGATTTAGATCCCAATAAGCCTGTTTCCCAAATTACGCTGCTCCTAGAGGTTCCCTTGGTACCACAAGAAGAACGTGCCTTTGAAAGAATGCTCTCTGAGGGTGTTGAGCTTGCGCAGGCTGCTCATGGCCGCTTAGTAGATGACAACGGCATTAACTTGAGTGAAGCTGCGGTGATTAGCATTCGCCAGCATCTTGATGTGCTGTATGCCAATCTTGAGAAATCTGGCATTCCTGCTGGATCTTCTACAGCTAGCAGACTCTTTAGCTAG
- the ligA gene encoding NAD-dependent DNA ligase LigA, with translation MSSTSPTNLAERYAFLQAELARLEHAYYVLDNPLLPDIEYDRLYRELLDIEAAHPEWITPESLSQRVGGAALKEFDSVTHEVPMLSLNNAFEDAELIAFDRRCREALHADHVTYAGELKFDGLAISLRYENGSLVTAATRGDGASGEDVTANIKTIRAIPLKLTGKNIPKVLEVRGEVFMYLKDFEKMNRQAAELGEKEFANPRNAAAGSLRQLDSKITAKRPLSFFAYGLGALEPQSWLPKTHEELLNAYVELGLPVCSERKVLHSVEEILAFYNEIGAKRDSLPYDIDGVVYKVNSFAEQAKLGFVSRAPRFALAHKYPAQEALTTVLGIDVQVGRTGAITPVARLAPVEVGGVTVTNATLHNEDEVKRKDVRIGDTVSVRRAGDVIPEVVSVIKDRRPADAKEFVMPANCPVCDSHIERLVDEAVARCSGGLFCGAQRKQALIHFAHRRAMDIEGLGEKIVDQLVDNNLVRTPADIYRLGFTALANLERMGEKSADNLIQAINQSRKTTLARFIFALGIRHVGETTAKDLANHYQSMHALMDAGMEDLLTVKDVGPVVADSITSFMQEAHNREVIEQLLASGMQLAVEEKVISAAVVGKTFVLTGTFPTMTRDEAKDLLEKAGAKVAGSVSKKTDYVVAGADAGSKLTKAEELGVSVIDEAVMLALLR, from the coding sequence TTGTCGTCCACAAGTCCGACAAATTTAGCGGAGCGGTACGCATTCTTGCAGGCAGAGCTTGCACGCTTAGAACATGCTTACTACGTTCTTGATAACCCACTGTTGCCTGATATTGAGTACGACCGTTTATATCGTGAGCTATTAGATATTGAAGCCGCTCATCCAGAGTGGATTACTCCAGAGTCTTTATCGCAGCGAGTTGGTGGTGCAGCATTAAAAGAGTTTGATTCGGTAACCCATGAAGTGCCGATGCTTTCTTTGAATAATGCATTTGAAGATGCTGAGTTGATTGCTTTTGATCGCCGTTGCCGCGAGGCGCTCCATGCAGACCATGTGACTTATGCCGGTGAACTCAAGTTTGACGGCTTAGCAATTTCCCTTCGATATGAAAATGGCTCACTAGTCACGGCAGCAACTCGTGGGGATGGTGCAAGTGGCGAAGATGTCACCGCCAACATCAAAACAATTCGTGCGATTCCACTCAAGCTCACTGGAAAGAATATTCCCAAGGTTCTAGAGGTGCGTGGTGAGGTCTTTATGTATCTCAAAGACTTTGAGAAGATGAATCGACAAGCTGCCGAACTGGGTGAAAAAGAATTTGCCAATCCACGCAACGCAGCGGCGGGCAGCCTTCGTCAATTAGACTCAAAGATTACCGCTAAAAGACCCCTGTCTTTCTTTGCTTATGGCCTAGGCGCCCTAGAGCCCCAGTCTTGGTTACCCAAAACCCATGAAGAGTTACTTAACGCCTATGTTGAATTAGGACTACCTGTTTGTTCGGAACGTAAGGTATTGCATTCTGTTGAAGAGATTTTGGCTTTCTATAACGAGATTGGTGCAAAGAGAGATTCATTGCCTTATGACATTGATGGTGTGGTGTACAAGGTCAACTCATTTGCTGAGCAAGCGAAGTTGGGTTTTGTCTCACGAGCACCCAGATTTGCTTTGGCACATAAATATCCAGCCCAAGAGGCGCTCACCACAGTTTTAGGTATTGATGTCCAGGTGGGCCGTACTGGTGCTATTACTCCAGTGGCTAGATTGGCGCCAGTAGAAGTAGGCGGCGTTACCGTAACTAACGCTACGCTACATAACGAAGATGAAGTAAAACGTAAAGATGTGCGCATTGGCGATACCGTCTCAGTAAGAAGGGCGGGCGATGTAATCCCTGAAGTGGTTTCGGTTATTAAGGATCGCCGTCCAGCAGATGCTAAAGAGTTTGTGATGCCAGCTAACTGTCCGGTATGTGATTCACATATTGAGCGCTTAGTTGATGAGGCAGTTGCGCGTTGCAGTGGTGGTTTATTTTGTGGCGCGCAACGTAAACAAGCCCTGATTCATTTTGCACACAGAAGGGCAATGGATATTGAAGGCCTTGGCGAAAAGATTGTTGATCAGTTGGTGGATAACAATCTAGTCAGGACCCCTGCGGATATTTACCGACTCGGGTTTACTGCCCTTGCTAATTTAGAACGTATGGGTGAGAAGTCTGCAGATAATCTGATTCAGGCAATTAACCAATCTAGAAAAACTACGCTAGCCCGATTTATCTTTGCCTTGGGTATTCGTCATGTGGGCGAGACCACCGCAAAGGATTTAGCGAATCATTATCAGTCTATGCATGCCTTAATGGACGCAGGCATGGAAGATCTACTCACCGTAAAAGACGTAGGCCCTGTTGTCGCTGATTCCATCACCAGCTTTATGCAAGAAGCCCATAATCGTGAGGTCATTGAGCAACTGCTAGCCTCTGGAATGCAACTTGCTGTTGAAGAAAAGGTTATTAGCGCTGCGGTTGTGGGTAAAACTTTTGTTCTAACCGGTACATTCCCCACAATGACAAGAGATGAGGCTAAAGATCTCCTCGAAAAAGCGGGTGCCAAAGTAGCAGGATCTGTCTCCAAGAAGACTGACTATGTCGTTGCTGGCGCCGATGCCGGTAGTAAGCTCACAAAAGCAGAAGAATTGGGTGTATCGGTAATCGATGAAGCAGTGATGCTGGCTTTGTTGAGGTAA